A region of the Candidatus Paceibacterota bacterium genome:
CGCGTCGGATCCCACCAAATCTCCTGATCTGCCGTATAGTCCGTGTCTCTGTACTGAAATCCAAGAACGCCAACCGTCTGGGGCAACAATTGATAACGCCCGTCAAGATGGGCCACATGGTCCATATAGTCCGACAGCCCGGAAGTGCTGGGAATGACAGTGGGGCCAGCTGCTATCGTATAATCATCCTCCTCATAATCATACAGGGTATTGGCGTAGCCCACCTCAACCCCAAACTTCGGCGTCATCTGGGCCGAGAAATCAATTGAGCCGAAATTGCGAACATTGTCCCCCGAAATGCGTTGAAAGCTGTTATAGCTATTCCCCGCCCGCAAAAAATCGGGCTCCTGCCCGATGACGAAGGAATCCCTTAACCGCACCGAATACCGCTCGCTGAAAGCATGACTGAGGGCAGCGCTAAAGTTGTGAGTATGGTCATAATGATCTGTCTCGAAGGCCGGCTTGGTATCGTAGTATTTCATCGAATATACGTAACCGAAACTCAGAGTGGTTTGCTCCCACGGAAAAACAAACTGCAAAGATGGGCTGACCTCGATGCCGTAACTGTCCCGGTGAGCGCCGGCGGGAAGAACAAAATCGTCCGGAAGCGTGCTGACGTTGTCGTCATAGAATCCTCGCAGCGTGGCAGATAGACTCCAGGGTTTGCCAGATTCTGCCGTCATACCGGGGAGCGACGCGGCCTGAAGACTAGAGG
Encoded here:
- a CDS encoding outer membrane beta-barrel protein, which gives rise to MKRIVASVGLVAVGASSLQAASLPGMTAESGKPWSLSATLRGFYDDNVSTLPDDFVLPAGAHRDSYGIEVSPSLQFVFPWEQTTLSFGYVYSMKYYDTKPAFETDHYDHTHNFSAALSHAFSERYSVRLRDSFVIGQEPDFLRAGNSYNSFQRISGDNVRNFGSIDFSAQMTPKFGVEVGYANTLYDYEEDDYTIAAGPTVIPSTSGLSDYMDHVAHLDGRYQLLPQTVGVLGFQYRDTDYTADQEIWWDPTRNSFAKSDFRNARSYYGYAGLDHNFRPDLTGSFRAGGRYTEYYHNPAGQDTASPYVMANLQYIYAPGSHIQVGASYDYSATSTYQFRPDLTTGDLTLNANSFSIFGAVTHRITPKLYGTVIGQYQNSTYYGGESDGEADNFYTVGVNLQYRFTPNFSAEFGYNFDKLDSDIQNTYDRNRVYIGVTGTY